In Euwallacea fornicatus isolate EFF26 chromosome 6, ASM4011564v1, whole genome shotgun sequence, the DNA window CCACGTATGTATATCTCCCGGTCACTCACCTGAGTACATTTTAGACCTTCTCCCACTCACTATATCCTAGAGACAGATATACACACGCAAACACAGAAACTTTAgcattatatttaattgtagTTTTCACCTCTCTTGAAACAAATGGTTCGGGTTTCCATGTATTCGGCGTCTGTTCAtcgaaattaattagaaatgacaaaaaaacccTGAATAGAGAAATGGAAATTCTCCAACTTTCATACTCAGTTATACAATTAATTTCATCTTTGATGGTGTAAACTTTGCGTTTTAATTTCGTTGGTACCATTTCCGAAACCCTTTTAtacttgaagttttttttccattctcaCATTGATCTCTCGggcatattaataatttttagggGTATTTTTgtagaatataaattattgaGCTTTACGTTTATGGTTCTGCAGTTTGATTGTGCACACGCAGCCAAAAATAAACGGACGATACGCGACAGAGATTTATAAGTGCACATAGGTCGTCGAAAAcgaaatttctattaaaagaaaaaaattgaagaacagcatgtaaatatatttgcaatataaaaatatgtacacaaacatacatatttaaaacacataattataataaattgcaGTTAGCAggtacttttttgccaaattttttattttgaaaaaatttttataatttaacttttttcctagaaaaataaaacttcgcCAATTATGTAAGAAAAAGCAACAGAACTAATAAACAAACCGTCATTAAAAAGaacaaatatatacatatatatatatggggtgtcccatttaaaactttgattaAAGATTACTCAAAACTTGTACGTTGTGTAGCAAAAGTTTCCAATAAAAGTTATCCAGTAATTCAGGACATATCATGAAGATAgtaactttgaactaaaacgttattttaagGTTATTTCAAGGACAACTTTGTTTTCAGATGGCAACCCCATATTTTCTTAAAGATTCTTGTAGACCTTCAaagaagtaatattttttatttgagcaatttttccattaaacatCTCACTGCACAGTTATCCATGAGTTTTATccagtttttgagatagtcgAAATGATTGCAtttctttttctagaaaaaatttgcaatgcatattgcatatctgtttaaaactcataacaattcTATctaattcaagaaaaattatttctatgaaacaaaaaatttaattttggcaaattaatttaaaatgcggATTTGAGAAACGTATggaagcaaatgttcaaaataatGTTCTTTCTGTTCTAAATATGTATCATATCTTATTCGAAAAGAATTGTTTACTCTGCGTAACATCTTCCTATTTATCAATTGACatgcattttcaattctctttttcgtctgcattttttgttacttctgcataaaattaaaaaaactccaaagacaaaaatataatgaGGTCACATTAAGCGATCTGCGAGACCGGTTCACTGGATTACCTCGTTCAATCCATCGATCTGTATACATTTCATCCCGAACCTCACGAGACATTCTAGAAAAAAGGGCTGGACAGACATCATGCTGATACCATATCACCCGTCTAATCGTAAATGGAacgttttctaacaattccaGAAATTATTATACAAGAAATTGCGGTTTATTTCTCCATTCAAGTTTTCTTCAATGAAGCAAGgtccaattaaatattttccaataatactGCATCATTCATTCACTTACCTTGGTCTTTGATGTTCAGTTCCTCTAAGCTATTGTGGGTTTACAGCActccaaaaatgcaaactaTGGCGATTCACTGCTCCATGGTTGGTGAATGTGGAtttgttcaaaaacaaaacgttggagaagaaatttgtattttgatttaattgctaccatgcccaattacaaaaatagacaTAGTTTTGAACATCAGTTCCATGGAGTTCCTGATGTAAAGGAATGTGGCAAGGGTGATACTTATTCACCTTTCAAATTCTCTGGACACTTGTCTTTGATATTCCTGAGTCCGCAGCAATTTGGCGACAACTTACATGGGAATCAAAAGCAACAGCTGCAAGAATTGCTATTTGATTGCCTTCATGTGTTGCACTTCGGGAGCGattgcgtttttttgtttccaacgttttcgtttctttgaaattgttAATGACACTGTTAAAAGTCGTCCAACAGAGAACTCTTTCATCCGGATATCTTTCAGTATAAGGTTCTACTGCCCGACCAACATTTCTTCCAGCCTTTCCATAAATCAAaaccatttctaatttttacatCCAAAGTGTAGCGATTCATTTCaatcattcaatttttaaatgagaagaatgatttttgaataatttcacacaaaacaattagattgATTGTCGAAAAAAGAACTTCGATTTCCTGTAGACCTTGTTATAAGGTAGACTCaacaagaggaaatttaagaaaatatttttttcatagcagtatttttttcttgattagAAAGAAGTATTGTTATAAGTTTTAACCAGAATATACAATGCAATTTGCAGTTCAGAATGCATTGtacaacttttttagaaaaaaatgcaaccatttcgattatttcaaaaattggcaaaaatcaAGAGTAGCTCTACAgtaaaatgtctaataaaaaattgttcaaataagagatattcattttttgaatgtcTACAAgtgtttgtaaaaaaatatagggttaccgtttaaaaaaatgcccttgaaatgaccttaaaaggACGTTTTGGCTAAACGTCACTATTTTCATAATATGTCCTTCTCTTTACctgacaacttttatttgaaacttttttttgtacaacgtaccgtttttgggtaatcttcaatcatactttaaatggaacaccctgtatatatgtatatatcaaAGCCTCAAGCTAATTGTCGGCAAACTGCTCTTCTGTTCGTGTTTTTGGGATCATTATCCGGCATAAAGATTCATCTGATGAGCATATTATTGTCGCCATAAGGAAACCTTATAGTTTCCAGTATATCAACATAGCTCACTTGGACTATGATCCCCTCAATACGTCATGTCAGACCTATCCGTTAATACGAAAAACCACCCAATCCCATTATAGGGGCCACACCATGTTTATAGTTTTCATGCTATTCTTTGGGTTGTATTCAGATTTTGGCCTTTTAACATATTGTTTCTGtcgaaaagaataaaaaagtacatttttttattcgtctGACCAAAGGATATTCCTACATCCAGACGAGAGCCCAAAAACACGCTGTCTTGCAAATTTTAAGCGGTTGGATATCTGTCTATCAGTTAGTTTGGGAACTTTTCTTGGACTTCTCCCATGTAAACTTGGTTCAGTCAATCACCTCCGCACTGTGAAAGTGCTCCCGTTGACTCCaatttatgtttatatttgttttaactGCTAAGAAAGGAGACACTTTCGCCACCTTCTGTATTCGTTTATCATCCTTTGAAgtggtttttcttttttcaccACCCgcggtttttcttgaaatttttccgcATTACTAATCATTTTTGGCGAAACATTTGAatacattttgaattaatttataacttttcCCTTCATTTTTAAGTGCTAACAGCCTGTTTCGCATTTCTATCGTACAGTGAGTTTCTTTGCACATAGTATTTGAACTAAAAATCTTCAATGTACAGTTCAATCTTGGTATTTAAGGTATATTTaccttaaatgaaaatttcaaaacgttCAATTAACTGTATATGGAATGAAATTATGTACGACAGTCAACACTGCTATTTTTTGCTCAAGTTTATAAGTATGAGGTTCACACAAATAGAGCAATCTCAAAAAACTTTCAACATAACGTTTCTATAATTATGCTCACTCTAGACCTAATGCAGTAACGTAAGAAGGCCTGACGTCTATGATTCCTTGAAAGCATTGCGTAGTTAATAATCACTCCTCTGCAGAACTGCTCTCAACGCTGTTATTATTTTGCACACCACTGTACGTATAAAAATGCATTGGAAAATCCTAACATCCACTTTTCCGctaatctttttaaaaatgcttttaagtCGTAAGGGTCAcctgaaaattcataaaacttttttattcttaacaattaaaaatcttgTTATACCATACACGATAGGTGTAGCAGATCAAATCTAACAAATTGCTGGCGAGGAGGACAATacaataactttaaaatttccagagACCAAACAACTAAACGAAAATGAACAtaccaaaaatgtgaaaatctataattttttaacagctaaacatcaaaatatttataaaagatGATAAAGGGatacgaaaatttcattaaaaatggaGAATATCAGAGTTCAAGTATATGCCAGTATGTCTTTAATGATGGCCAGAGAATAAAATAGACCGAAGCGTGCATCGTTATCAAGGAACCATTATTACAGAAGTGTATCAAAGAGAATGAATATATGTTACTAAAACCGATGTATAGTCTTTTCTTCAGGAAACATAGATAATACTTGGTTACCTATGCTTGAGCATAAGGTCAGCCTCGTAAACATAAAACAACCTGACCACTAACAACTGCCACTTAAAACCACCAACACaagtaataaagttttaaactaaacaggttaaattaagtaaaatcaTCATGATCTTACAGTGACTAACTTCTAATAATGTTTTACTGACATTCGGGTATCTAATGATAACTGATTTTGTGCGAGTTTTGTTGCAAAGAAAAgcgttaaatttattgttaaaatatggaagaattgttgaagttttttttattttttagatagGCCATTAGATATCGCCGATGAGCtatgttttcttttatagAAAAACTCATATAGTATTATATTAGATTAGATTTTTACGGTCGTCCTAACCATTTTTTAACGCAAACTATCAGCATTAAGTAAATCCTAAAATACATAATAAGTAAAATGTATATTAGGAATATTGCGTAATACACATACAGTAATACATAATGTAAATCAAAACCCTTTAGCAGTGGAAAGAgaagttcaaacatacaaggtAACAATCTAACCACGatgttaaatgaaattaaatgttttcctCAATATCATAACAGGGCGTTGTTCATTAGCCATTGGTAATTCCTTGTTGAAGAGCGGTCCAAAATAATTAGTGGGTTTCTACCTGTTGCGAGATTCACATATTCACCTCTACCACCATACACATCCCTAAAACATGACGTAAAACCTCCAAAACacagataatttaaaaagggtttgtgtaaattttaaaaagtgaatCTTGGactaattttaatatgaaaaatttatatgaatGTGGGTCCGTATTGGCTTAGTTCTTGACACGAAGgactctaaaaaaaaatttttttggtattttaaccatatttttgttcaatgtCACGTCAACTTGACGAAATTCTCGATACTGGAAGTGTCGTCGATgataaactgaaataattacttacttttttgtttaatattaaaaggcTCTACATACAGTGCATAAATGTTCAGAGTTATGATTATTTAAATCCAGGTATAACGCTGTATGTGACGCCCTCTAGCATTAAACACAAAAccaagtaaatatttaagttgCCCATCTTCGATACACCCAGTATCTAGAGTTTCGTCGAATTGCTATgttaaaatataatcaaaataccaaacaataaaattatttttgaagccCTGTCTTTCAGGAACCAAGCCGATACAGATCtatgttcatatgaactttttatctcaaaattcGTCAAAGATTCATTCTTtgtacaaatatttaataaatacccTGTGTATGAACATAGGAATGCCAGTATATTGCTATCACAATATCCTTGCAAGATATTACAacctaaaaattcttttagcgTCCGAACTATGTCCCCAATGTAAAATACCATAACTGCGGTGTGATCAGAATGGGGAGCGACATGCAACCCTTAAAACATCAAAGTCAgcaaatttcctaaattttcttataattaatatacTGGTAGATGtccattgcaaatttttaattgtaccACAATGAAGTACTTTATGAAACTTGTATTTTGATACGTGTGGTCCAAAAAACTAGTATGGTATCCGCCCTGaatcattttcagtttttctaggaaataataaaactttatttatatttaatttaaaagttttatctaCCTGAAGAGTAAAAATAAACCGGATCAATTAAGTAGtcatttagttaaaaattcttgaagTCCAAGTGCTGATTAACATTTAagattgttgaaaattaagtATCGTGACGTAATAAAGCTTTAAGTTCTAGAAAGAAAATCaccaaaagaaataaaaacaatggaTTCCCGCGAAAAACTGGGCTCGAGGGTTTCGTATGAGCCGTGAAAAGATTAGACTCTTCTAAAACCACAGTTTTGAGAGTTCTACAGAAATATCTTCATATGAATAAAGTTAGTGCGAGGTCGGTAAACCATAATCCTTTATTATGACCCTCTCTCTAAAAGGGAATCAATGGTACGGTGACGACCCAGTAAACCAAAGCCTAAAACAGCCAAATTCTTGCAGGCGTCTAAACAGGTAATAACTACAATTTTTTGGTATAGTGAGGGAATTCTTTTGATTGACTTCAAAAAGAAGAATACCACAGTAAACAGCATTTATTAAGTATCTCTTTGACGCAAATTACGAGATGCAATCAAAGAAAAGCGTTGTGGAAAGCTTAGCCGAGGCGTGCGACTATTGCATGACGAGTTCACACGGCTGCGGTTGCAAAAGCTGCAGTATTCGAATGCGACTTCCAAGAACTGCAACATCCACCGAACAGTCCTTACCTGGCATCCagtgattattttcttttctcaaaattaaagtCTGACCTGGGTGGTAGCAAATTTTCCAATGAGGAAGAAGTCAAGTCAgcacttttatttttgaatattttaacccccaaatttcagaatatttttttaaacgcttaGAAATGTTAATTGGTCGTTTTGAGAAGTGCATTGAAATAAAAGATCacattgataaattaaaaaatgtatcttaGAATGGAAGCTGTGGGATGTTACTAGGGATGTATAATGTTTTCTTTGCATAAAGGGCTGTCAGTTTAATTTCTGGTTGGCTTGGGTTTTTAAGCTTCGCTCGTATTTTCTCACTACCGCTAATAACTCGGCACCAACCGAAGTACCATTCATTAAGTCTATAAATCCATAAATAAAAGTGCTCATTGACCGGTAGTAATCGACACTACCAGCTCTCGTATCATCCGCCGCCAGCCATCCCAATTCTTCCGCAAAACAAATCAGCAACGCATAAAAGCATTTCGTACTTCTTGGACTCGAAAAGGCGGGGCAGTCCGATCCTTCGACAGGGATCGGCAGCTTTCGTGCTTCATCGGCCTTAAAAGCTCTCGGAGCTTTTAGCGTGCATCACACACTGCAGCACAAGAGGTGCCAGTCCTGATCCTTACGTCGATGAGATCGGATGGTTTCGTTTTTGAACTCGTAAAAGCCGATCGTAGTTCTCAAAGTTCCGGGTGTGCGTGATGATAGTGAGACATCCAGTGAGTGAAAAACGTTGCTGATTgacaatgaaatttgattgaGTAGATACCAACATGATCTCTTTGGTGCCCTTTTTAACACTCAGCGTTATCTTTCATCACTGCCTCGCGGCCTCAGACGCGCCTCCCACAGATCCCTCAAACGATCTTCGGTATGAGGCTCCGGATGATTGTCAATGGTGGGTGAGAGACCCTTCGACGTCCAGCGGACAGGATGAAGTCGCTCTAACTTGCAATCTCAGGACTATCAACAGTGAATTTGACACAACCAATTTCAGCGTGATTCCTTCAGAGCACACAACTTCACTAAGAATTGAGTGCAATCCAGAGATTTTATCCAGGTCCAGTTTGGATAACAAAAGCTTTGTTCACTTGGCCAAACTCAGAGCTTTAGAGttggaaaattgcaaattagcCAGATGGCCCTCATGCACATTATTTGGATTAAGGGATTTGAGAAATCTCACGGTGAGGACTCACAACACTGAATGGCCGGCCATGAACTTGGACTTTGCAAGGGATAGCTTCTCCCCAGTGCGTCAGCTGGAACGTCTAGATTTATCttcaaataatatttggtCGTTTCCGGAAAACATCTTCTGTCCCTTGATCAATTTGGTGTTTTTAAATGTTAGTGAGAATAGGCTGCAGGATGTCAGTGATTTGGGCTTCAGGGAGAAAGTCCCAGGATTGCCTCAGCCCCTCATAAGTGTAGCTGAGGAAGATTCTCCCCAACCTGAGAACACCAGAACTTTGACTCATCCTTGCAGCATTGATATTCAGGTACTAGACGCCTCTTTTAATCACTTTGTTTTGATTCCGGCTAATGGGTTTAGCGTGCTGCGTAGACTCAGGGAGTTTTATATACACAACAATGAGATTAGCATGGTTGCTGATAAGGCTTTGAATGGGCTTAAAGCCttgcaaatttttgatttatccAATAACAAAGTTGTGGCCTTGCCCAGTGAGCTTTTCAAAGATAGCCGGGAGTCCATTAGAGAGATTTACTTGCAGAATAATTCAATTAGTGTCCTGGCCCCAGGATTATTTGCGAACTTAGAGCAACTGTTAGCTTTGGATGTCTCAAAAAATATCCTCACTAGCACTTGGATTAATAAGGACACATTTTCCGGTCTTATCAGATTGGTGCTCTTAAATTTATCCCACAACCGCATATCCAAGTTGGACCCCAGTTTCTTTAGAGATTTATATACATTGCAAATCCTGAATCTGGAACATAATTCGCTGGAGACCATTCCTGCCGATACTTTCGCTCCCATGAATAACTTGCACACTTTAATCATCTCATATAACAAGATTACTTATCTGGACGCTTATTCCCTTAACGGCTTGTACGTTTTGTCCCTTTTGGCTCTAGATAATAATTTACTAGAAGGAATCCATCCAGAAGCTTTCAGGAACTGCTCTAGCTTGCAGGACTTAAATCTTAACAGCAATCAATTGAAAGCCGTTCCGCTAGCTCTTAAAGACATGAGATTGCTTAGAACTGTAGATTTGGGAGAGAATTTGATTACATATTTAGAGGAGCCGGGATTTCGAGGTCTGGTCAATTTATACGGGTTAAGGATACTTGGGAATCGAGTCCAGAATGTTAGTAAAAGGGCTTTCGCTGACTTGCCCGCTTTGCAGATCCtgaatttggccaaaaacaaaatacagCGTATCGAGCACGGATCGTTTTCGAATAGCCCCAACTTGCAGGCTATTAGACTGGATTCGAATCAATTAACGGACGTCAATGGATTATTCGCCGATATTCAAAGCCTGCTTTGGCTGAACGTGTCCGATAATCAACTGGAATGGTTCGATTATGCACTGATTCCGCAGGGCTTACAATGGCTGGATTTGCACAAAAACAATGTCAGGGAATTAGGCAATAGATACAATTTGGATTATGAACTCAGACTGGAACAATTGGATGcgagttttaataaaatttctaaaattaatgcCGGCTCCGTGCCCAGCAGCATCGAATTGCTGTTCCTAAATGACAATTTAATAAGCATTGTGGAACCGCAcactttcattaaaaaaataaatctaactCGAGTAGATTTATACGCCAATCAAATTTCAACTATGGATTTAAATGCGTTGAGACTTACCCCTGTAGACCCAGAAAAACCTTTGCCAGAATTCTACATAGGAGGAAACCCATTTCAGTGTGACTGTACCATGGATTGGCTTCAAAGAATAAACAAATTGGATCAT includes these proteins:
- the Toll-6 gene encoding toll-like receptor 6 translates to MISLVPFLTLSVIFHHCLAASDAPPTDPSNDLRYEAPDDCQWWVRDPSTSSGQDEVALTCNLRTINSEFDTTNFSVIPSEHTTSLRIECNPEILSRSSLDNKSFVHLAKLRALELENCKLARWPSCTLFGLRDLRNLTVRTHNTEWPAMNLDFARDSFSPVRQLERLDLSSNNIWSFPENIFCPLINLVFLNVSENRLQDVSDLGFREKVPGLPQPLISVAEEDSPQPENTRTLTHPCSIDIQVLDASFNHFVLIPANGFSVLRRLREFYIHNNEISMVADKALNGLKALQIFDLSNNKVVALPSELFKDSRESIREIYLQNNSISVLAPGLFANLEQLLALDVSKNILTSTWINKDTFSGLIRLVLLNLSHNRISKLDPSFFRDLYTLQILNLEHNSLETIPADTFAPMNNLHTLIISYNKITYLDAYSLNGLYVLSLLALDNNLLEGIHPEAFRNCSSLQDLNLNSNQLKAVPLALKDMRLLRTVDLGENLITYLEEPGFRGLVNLYGLRILGNRVQNVSKRAFADLPALQILNLAKNKIQRIEHGSFSNSPNLQAIRLDSNQLTDVNGLFADIQSLLWLNVSDNQLEWFDYALIPQGLQWLDLHKNNVRELGNRYNLDYELRLEQLDASFNKISKINAGSVPSSIELLFLNDNLISIVEPHTFIKKINLTRVDLYANQISTMDLNALRLTPVDPEKPLPEFYIGGNPFQCDCTMDWLQRINKLDHLRQHPRVTDLESIYCKLLHNRENSYMPLIEVEPSQFLCTYKTHCFALCHCCDFDACDCEMTCPTNCTCYHDQLWSSNVVECSNAGYTEMPNTIPMDASEVYLDGNNFGELSSHSFIGRKNLKVLYANNSNIVAIYNHTFSGLRRLTILHLESNRIKELLGFELATLESLRELYLQGNLIHYIDNRTFLELKQLEVLRLDENRLYSFEVWQLSLNPYLVEIGLAYNHWSCQCDYVTKYKSWLRQNSGKVIDTTRITCVINNSTNLLGPKMSDYNSSKCLHFFSDGNHAIVEQQVMNDYLPLLLGTMCIFIASVVIVCGAFYYRRELRVWIYSRCGLRMCYKTTAFDEQQDKERLFDAYVSYSVKDEVFVTQTLAPGLESGDPSYRLCLHYRDFNVSAYVADTIIEAVESSRRTVIILSKNFLHNEWCRFEFKSALHEVLKDRRKRLIFVVTGELPPRDLDPDLRLYLKTNTVIEWGDRQFWQKLQFAMPDVKRSCIHQRSSVNIYATATPSHFMDRSRSPALPPPPPPGKLPFHPNSSSLPRDNRTMPHPLWA